Genomic DNA from Pygocentrus nattereri isolate fPygNat1 chromosome 11, fPygNat1.pri, whole genome shotgun sequence:
AACTAAAGGCAAGTGGAAATAAGCTGGATAAGGCTACATAAATGGGGGATTACAGCTTTGGAGTCCTGGTTAAAAACAACGCCTCTAACAAGTCGGTTTTCCCAGTAAGAATTCACCCACACCTGCAGCATCCGGTCCATCACCAGACGGCCCCTCCGAGCCCCCCTGCATTCATCAACAGCAATACGCCAACCAGCGGTGGAAATGCGGGGTCCGCTTGGCTCTTCCCTGCCGTAACGACCCACTCTAACATGCAAGATGAGATACTGGAGTCTGAGAAAGCCAAGGCCCAGCAGGACGACCAAGAAGGACAGGACAAGCGGCCTCTTTCTCCACAGGGCCACCAAGAAACGCCGAGCATCATATCTGATTTGGAGAACACCATGCCTGAGGACGGTCAGCTGGACAAGGGGACTGTGGAAAACGGCAACGGAAAGGAGGGCCTGCGGCTCGATTCTCCCGTCTTGTCAGGGTTTGACTATCAAGAAACGACAGGCATTGGTACGCTGGCGCAGTCCAGCAGCTCCTCGTCGTCCTCTCTGGTTGGCTTCAGCAGCTGGTCCACTGCTATCCCCAccaacccctccaccatgatcgAAGAGGTGGGCTTCTTCAGCCAAGCTGCCACCACTACTAATGCTCCTCCACCACTGCTGTTCCAGAACTTCTCCCATCACACCAGTCCAGGTTTTGGAGGTAGCTTCTCCCACCAGATCGGGCCTCTGTCCCAGCATCATCCTcctgctgctcctcctcctcctcctcacccCCACTTTCAGCACCCCCACAACCAGCACCAACAGCACCGCAGGTCCCCTGCCAGCCCACACCCTACACCCTTCAACCACCGCAATGCTGCTTTCAACCAGCTGCCTCATTTGGGGAATAACCTAAATAAGCCACCTTCCCCATGGGGCAGCTATCAGAGCCCATCCTCCACTCCTTCTTCCAGCTCCTGGAGCCCAGGCGGAGGTTATGGCGGCTGGGGAGGCTCTCAGGGCCGAGAGTACAGAAGGGGCCTGAATGGAGAGGTTACTCCTCTTAACTCAATTTCACCGTTGAAGAAATCCTTCCCAAACAGCCAGACTTCGTCACAGAAGTACCCACGCAACAACACGAGCTTCAACCCCAAACCCTGGATGGAAGATAATATCAACCGCAATGACAGCATTTTTC
This window encodes:
- the cpeb4a gene encoding cytoplasmic polyadenylation element-binding protein 4 isoform X1 is translated as MGDYSFGVLVKNNASNKSVFPVRIHPHLQHPVHHQTAPPSPPAFINSNTPTSGGNAGSAWLFPAVTTHSNMQDEILESEKAKAQQDDQEGQDKRPLSPQGHQETPSIISDLENTMPEDGQLDKGTVENGNGKEGLRLDSPVLSGFDYQETTGIGTLAQSSSSSSSSLVGFSSWSTAIPTNPSTMIEEVGFFSQAATTTNAPPPLLFQNFSHHTSPGFGGSFSHQIGPLSQHHPPAAPPPPPHPHFQHPHNQHQQHRRSPASPHPTPFNHRNAAFNQLPHLGNNLNKPPSPWGSYQSPSSTPSSSSWSPGGGYGGWGGSQGREYRRGLNGEVTPLNSISPLKKSFPNSQTSSQKYPRNNTSFNPKPWMEDNINRNDSIFPFQQERSRSFDGFSMHSLENSLIDIMRAEQDSLKGRFGFSHPGGDGSLSGNARNYGRRRGHSSLFPMEDERSFGEDERSDQTLGGLGSSHCFPHQNGERIERYSRKVFVGGLPPDIDEDEITASFRRFGHLFVDWPHKAESKSYFPPKGYAFLLFQEESSVQALIDACMEEEGKLYLCVSSPTIKDKPVQIRPWNLNDSDFVMDGSQPLDPRKTIFVGGVPRPLRAVELAMIMDRLYGGVCYAGIDTDPELKYPKGAGRVAFSNQQSYIAAISARFVQLQHGEIDKRVEVKPYVLDDQLCDECQGTRCGGKFAPFFCANVTCLQYYCEYCWAAIHSRAGREFHKPLVKEGGDRPRHISFRWN
- the cpeb4a gene encoding cytoplasmic polyadenylation element-binding protein 4 isoform X3 is translated as MGDYSFGVLVKNNASNKSVFPVRIHPHLQHPVHHQTAPPSPPAFINSNTPTSGGNAGSAWLFPAVTTHSNMQDEILESEKAKAQQDDQEGQDKRPLSPQGHQETPSIISDLENTMPEDGQLDKGTVENGNGKEGLRLDSPVLSGFDYQETTGIGTLAQSSSSSSSSLVGFSSWSTAIPTNPSTMIEEVGFFSQAATTTNAPPPLLFQNFSHHTSPGFGGSFSHQIGPLSQHHPPAAPPPPPHPHFQHPHNQHQQHRRSPASPHPTPFNHRNAAFNQLPHLGNNLNKPPSPWGSYQSPSSTPSSSSWSPGGGYGGWGGSQGREYRRGLNGEVTPLNSISPLKKSFPNSQTSSQKYPRNNTSFNPKPWMEDNINRNDSIFPFQQERSRSFDGFSMHSLENSLIDIMRAEQDSLKGRFGFSHPGGDGSLSGNGHSSLFPMEDERSFGEDERSDQTLGGLGSSHCFPHQNGERIERYSRKVFVGGLPPDIDEDEITASFRRFGHLFVDWPHKAESKSYFPPKGYAFLLFQEESSVQALIDACMEEEGKLYLCVSSPTIKDKPVQIRPWNLNDSDFVMDGSQPLDPRKTIFVGGVPRPLRAVELAMIMDRLYGGVCYAGIDTDPELKYPKGAGRVAFSNQQSYIAAISARFVQLQHGEIDKRVEVKPYVLDDQLCDECQGTRCGGKFAPFFCANVTCLQYYCEYCWAAIHSRAGREFHKPLVKEGGDRPRHISFRWN
- the cpeb4a gene encoding cytoplasmic polyadenylation element-binding protein 4 isoform X2 produces the protein MGDYSFGVLVKNNASNKSVFPVRIHPHLQHPVHHQTAPPSPPAFINSNTPTSGGNAGSAWLFPAVTTHSNMQDEILESEKAKAQQDDQEGQDKRPLSPQGHQETPSIISDLENTMPEDGQLDKGTVENGNGKEGLRLDSPVLSGFDYQETTGIGTLAQSSSSSSSSLVGFSSWSTAIPTNPSTMIEEVGFFSQAATTTNAPPPLLFQNFSHHTSPGFGGSFSHQIGPLSQHHPPAAPPPPPHPHFQHPHNQHQQHRRSPASPHPTPFNHRNAAFNQLPHLGNNLNKPPSPWGSYQSPSSTPSSSSWSPGGGYGGWGGSQGREYRRGLNGEVTPLNSISPLKKSFPNSQTSSQKYPRNNTSFNPKPWMEDNINRNDSIFPFQERSRSFDGFSMHSLENSLIDIMRAEQDSLKGRFGFSHPGGDGSLSGNARNYGRRRGHSSLFPMEDERSFGEDERSDQTLGGLGSSHCFPHQNGERIERYSRKVFVGGLPPDIDEDEITASFRRFGHLFVDWPHKAESKSYFPPKGYAFLLFQEESSVQALIDACMEEEGKLYLCVSSPTIKDKPVQIRPWNLNDSDFVMDGSQPLDPRKTIFVGGVPRPLRAVELAMIMDRLYGGVCYAGIDTDPELKYPKGAGRVAFSNQQSYIAAISARFVQLQHGEIDKRVEVKPYVLDDQLCDECQGTRCGGKFAPFFCANVTCLQYYCEYCWAAIHSRAGREFHKPLVKEGGDRPRHISFRWN